Proteins from a single region of Aythya fuligula isolate bAytFul2 chromosome 3, bAytFul2.pri, whole genome shotgun sequence:
- the GTF2H5 gene encoding general transcription factor IIH subunit 5, producing MVNVLKGVLIECDPAMKQFLLYLDESNALGKKFIIQDLDETHVFVLAELVNFLQERVGELMDQNSFPITQK from the exons ATGGTGAACGTGCTGAAGGGCGTGCTGATCGAGTG CGACCCAGCAATGAAGCAGTTTCTGCTCTACTTGGATGAGTCAAATGCGCTGGGAAAGAAGTTCATCATACAAGACCTGGATGAAACTCATGTCTTTGTTTTAGCCGAGTTGGTTAACTTCCTCCAGGAGAGAGTGGGCGAGCTGATGGACCAGAACTCTTTTCCTAttactcagaaataa
- the SERAC1 gene encoding protein SERAC1, which translates to MSVAAYCIFCCRQITSGPPTQKTLPWNDIRKVAKVTGSLVLGGFVFITYEVLSLKKLLQIDTQAIHQEKLKSHVYIRTSSLNPSEYQGITYHARKEIHKAVRKILEAEAKLFWRPFNEHFSTFDGEDHECALWLLLKRTQSENKEVRLQAVQDLAKNTHWHDYQYGTVAQACDQRTAIGLARSKDVDLRFFLPPPSLPKTKNDYLIEDQLRLLLVSLPQTDLDPCVQYFTSLALRESSQTLAAQRGGLWCFGGNGLPYCETLSKIPSETVELFCLQALVQHSKVSSHCDKIEAQGGLQLLQRIYQLRKDSAKIQRNIIRIIGNMALDERLHSSIVRAGWVSVLAEVMKSPHVIQSSHASRALANLDRDTVQEKYPDGVYILHPQYRSSQPIRADILFVHGLLGAAFKTWRQQDVDQPLDKKASEVEEEYSQCWPKTWLASDCPTLRIISVEYDTRLSDWKAKCPVEPHRKSIAYRSNELLEKLRAAGIGDRPLVWVSHSMGGLLVKKMLVDASKNPEMGKIVNNTRGIIFYSVPHHGSQLAEYSINARYLLFPSVEVKELSKDSPALKELNDDFLSFAKDEKFPVLSFAETLPTHIGSMIKLHVVPLESARLGIGDLIPVDVNHLNICKPKNKNAFLYQRTLKFIQDVLATDLGD; encoded by the exons atgtCAGTGGCTGCTTACTGTATATTTTGCTGTAGACAGATAACCTCTGGTCCACCCACCCAAAAAACCTTACCCTGGAATGACATAA gaaaagttgCAAAGGTAACTGGATCTCTTGTACTAGG aggTTTTGTATTCATTACATATGAAGTTCTGTCCTTAAAGAAATTACTCCAAATCGATACTCAAGCTATACATCAAGAAAAACTAAAATCCCATGTATATATACGAACATCTTCTCTAAATCCAAGTGAATATCAAG GGATCACATACCATGCCAGAAAAGAAATCCATAAAGCAGTGAGGAAAATTCTAGAAGCAGAAGCTAAACTCTTCTGGAGACCTTTTAATG AACACTTCAGTACATTTGATGGAGAAGATCATGAGTGTGCCTTATGGCTCCTCTTGAAAAGGACTcagtcagaaaacaaagaggtcCGACTGCAGGCTGTACAAGATCTGGCGAAGAACACTCACTGGCATG ATTATCAGTATGGTACGGTTGCTCAAGCCTGTGATCAGAGGACTGCCATAGGTTTGGCTCGATCCAAAGATGTCGATCTTCGCTTTTTCCTGCCTCCACCATCACTGCCAAAAACGAAGAAT GATTATCTCATAGAAGATCAGCTTCGCTTGTTATTAGTGTCTTTACCTCAGACCGATCTTGATCCATGTGTCCAGTACTTCACATCTCTTGCTTTACGTGAAAGTAGTCAGACTCTTGCTGCTCAAAGG GGAGGCTTATGGTGTTTTGGGGGAAATGGACTTCCATATTGTGAGACACTGAGTAAAATTCCTTCGGAGACAGTAGAACTCTTCTGCTTGCAAGCTTTAGTGCAACATTCTAAG GTTTCTTCTCACTGTGACAAAATTGAAGCTCAAGGAGGCCTTCAGCTGCTACAGAGGATATACCAACTACGTAAAGATTCTGCAAAAATACAGAGGAACATAATTCGTATTATTGGAAATATGGCTTTGGATGAACGCCTTCATTCATCCATAGTACGTGCag GTTGGGTTTCTGTGCTTGCTGAAGTAATGAAATCCCCACATGTCATTCAGTCTTCTCATGCATCCAGAGCTTTGGCTAATCTAGACAGAGACACAGTACAAGAGAAGTATCCAGATGGTGTTTACATCTTACATCCACAATATCGTAGCAG TCAGCCCATCAGAGCAGATATCCTTTTTGTTCACGGTCTTTTGGGAGCAGCATTTAAAACCTGGCGACAGCAAGATGTTGACCAGCCTTTGGATAAAAAGGCTTCAGAAGTGGAAGAGGAGTACAGCCAGTGCTGGCCAAag aCATGGCTGGCTTCAGACTGTCCCACCCTTAGAATCATTTCTGTGGAATATGACACGCGTTTGAGTGACTGGAAAGCAAAATGTCCTGTTGAGCCTCACAG GAAGTCAATTGCGTACAGGAGCAATGAGCTTCTTGAGAagctcagagctgctgggatTGGAGACAGACCCCTAGTATGGGTGTCACACAGCATGGGTG GTCTTCTAGTCAAAAAGATGCTGGTGGATGCTTCCAAGAATCCAGAAATGGGTAAAATTGTAAACAACACAAGAGGAATCATATTTTATAGCGTACCTCACCATGGGTCCCAGCTGGCTGAATATTCCATAAATGCCAGAtatcttctctttccttctgtggAGGTTAAAGAACTCAGCAAGG ATTCACCTGCCCTTAAAGAGCTGAACGATGACTTCCTGTCTTTTGCCAAAGATGAGAAATTTCCAGTGCTGAGTTTTGCCGAAACCTTACCCACACACATAGGCAGCATGATAAAACTGCATGTCGTACCGCTAGAATCAGCAA ggTTAGGTATTGGAGACCTTATTCCAGTGGATGTGAATCACCTTAATATTTGTAAGCCAAAGAACAAGAATGCTTTCCTGTACCAGCGGACACTGAAGTTCATTCAGGATGTTTTAGCCACAGACCTCGGAGACTGA